Part of the Paeniglutamicibacter sulfureus genome, GGGGTGTTCCCAATCAGGTCCAGGATTGTGCGCGCATACTTCATGGCGATCACTCTACCGGCGGCGCGTCACATTCCGGACGCCGTTCGTAGTGAATCTTCATGCGTTGGAGGCGGGGGCACCGATGAGAGTATTGAGGCATGCCCAATTCCCCTTCGACCCCGCTGCCGGCATGCGACGCACAGGCTTCATGGAAGCCGAACGGCCCGTATTCCCTGCGCCAGTCCCTGGGCATCCTGCAGCGCGGAGCCCGCGACCCCGCCACCCGGGTCTCGGAAAACGGCGCTTGGTTGTGCTTCCACACCCCGGTCGGTCCCGTTACCCTATTGGCCACCCGCACCGCCGGCATCGACGCCGAAGTCCTGCTCCGCGCCTGGGGACCGGGTGCCGCGCACGCGGTGGAGCGCGGACTGCATCTGTTGGGCGCGTACGACGACTGGAGTGCCTTCGACGCCGGGGAAACCCGGAACCTGCTGCACCCGATCGTGCTCCGGAGCCGAAAGTCGAATCCGGGGCTGCGGTTCCCGTCCACCGGGCGTATCTTCGATGCCCTGTTTCCGGCGATTCTCGAGCAAAAGGTCACGGTGATCGAGGCAAACTACGCCTGGCGCCACCTTTGCCTGGCCGTCGGCGACCTGCCGCCGGGTCCCGCGCCGGCGGGAATGCGCCTGCCGCCGACGCCGACTGCAGTCCGTTCGCTGCAGCCGTGGCAATGGCACCAGGCGCGCGTGGATTCGAAGCGCTCCGCGACAGCACGCCGGGCGGCGGCCGCGGCCAATGCCCTGGAGCGCTGGGCGTTGATGGATCTGGGTGCCAGGCGGGAGAACGCCATGGGCTCCGGGACCCTGCACGCCGCCCTTGAATCAATACCCGGAGTGGGTCCGTGGAGCATTGCCGAGGTACTGCAGCGCACCCATGGAGCTGCCGACCATGTTTCGGTGGGTGATTTCCACCTGGCTGCCTTCGTCGGGCAGGTACTCACCGGTCGCCGGGTCGACGATGCCGGGATGCTCGAATTGCTGGCGCCCTTCACCGGGCATCGCCAGCGCGTGGTGCGCCTGATCGGGCTTTCCGGGCAACGCAAGCAGGCGTTTGGCCCGCGCCTGGCGCCGATGGACCACCGGCGCCGCTAGGGCGCGGCGGAAGCCTACTGGGCCTGCGCCTCTTGCTCGGCGATCTGCGCGTGGACATGCTGCATGTCGATGCCTTTCACGGCCACGATGAGGTCGTCCAGCTGAGAGGCGTTCATCGCGCCGGGCTGCGAGAAGACCAGGACTTTGTCGCGGAACGCCATCAACGTGGGGATCGAGGTGATGTTCGCAGCGCGTGCCAGCCCCTGTTCGGCCTCGGTGTCCACCTTGGCGAACTTAACGTCGGGGTACTTCTCGGATATCTCGTCATAGACCGGGGCAAACTGGCGGCACGGTCCACACCACTCCGCCCAGAAATCTACGAAGACAATGTCATTCTCATCCAGCGTCGTCGTGAACTCAGACTCGGTGATATTGATAGTAGCCATATACCAACGGTACCGCGAGATGCCGAAGTCGCCGCAGTCGGCACCCCGTTTTTGGCTTTCCCTTGCTGTTTTCACGCCTCCGGATCCAGGTTATCCACAAGTTTGTCGGCCGGCGCCCGGCCGTGCGCACGCGGCCGTATGCTCGAGGAAATGCCACGGCCAACCCAGGAGGCAGCCATCCACCAAAGCATCGGGCGAAAGGCGGGCAGCTGTACTCCCGCCCGGTTCGCCGGCCAGTCCCGGTGTCCCGATCGGCGCACCGGGTTTCACGGATAACAGGAAGGATGCATCCTGACCCGGACCGCGTAGACGCGTTGCGGGTCGACTGCCAACACGGACATGACACGCTGCACCTTGTTGCTGATAACGACCGGGGAATCCGGGCGCAAGGCACTCTCCGAAGGAATGCTGCTGGCGGAGCGCTACGTCGACGCACTGCCCATGGATTTGGCCATCGTTGAATCCACGCCCTTCGCAGTTGCACCCGCGCTGCGGATCCAGGAAAAGGTTTCCCTTCCCGTCCCCTTGGAAGACACCACCTCTGCGGCAACGGCCGTTGGACCGCTACAGGCCATCTGGAACGGCACGCGGTGGCTGACTCCCGGTTCGTGCCCTCCCAAGCCGCTGGAAGACCATGGAGCCACAGAATGGCAGTGGGCGCACTACCACGCGGTGCTGTCCGCCCCGAGGGATTCAATCATGTTGCTCTGGGACATCTACGTAGTCCCGATGAACGAAAAGATGGCCGCTTGAAACTTGGGCGGCGGGAAATTTGCGTTGGATGTTGAGTGGGTCACGTCCAGTAAGGAATTCCCGCCGCCCGACCTCTTGATACGCCTCGCCCAATAATGGTCCCACCTGCACCATCGGGGGTTCAGGGCACGAAAAAGCCCGTGTCCAAATCTCTTGGATTTGAACACGGGCTTCATTCATTCGGTGGCAGATACTGGATTCGAACCAGTGAAGGCGTTGCCAGCTGATTTACAGTCAGCCCCCTTTGGCCGCTCGGGTAATCTGCCGAATTGTTCCCTTCGGAACGAGTAGAAACTCTACATGACGTTTTCCCAAGAGTGCAAATCGAGGGTTTCCCGGCGCGTCAGACCCCGGGTTTTCCGGGGTTTTGCGGTGCCCCGGTAGTCTTGTAGGCAAAGCACAATCACCACCCAAGGAGGCTCACATGGCGAGCGATTCAACTTTTGATGTTGTCAGCAAGGTCGACAGCCAGGAAGTGTCCAATGCACTGAACCAGGCGCAGAAGGAAATTGTCCAGCGCTACGACTTCAAGGGCATTGGAGCCGAGATCGACTTCAGCGGCGAGAAGATCCTGATGAAGGCCAACTCCGAGGAACGCGTCAAGGCGGTTCTCGACGTGTTCCAGTCCAAGCTGGTCAAGCGCAACATCTCGCTCAAGTCCCTGGAAGCGGGCGAACCCTTCCCCTCGGGCAAGGAATACCGCATCGAGGCCTCCATTGTGGAGGGCATTGCCCAGGACGTGGCGAAAAAGATCAACAAACTCATTCGTGACGAGGCACCCAAGGGCGTGAAGTCCACCATCCAGGGTGACGAGCTTCGCGTGTCTTCCAAGTCCCGCGACGACCTGCAGGCCACCATGACTCTGCTGCGCGGCTTTGAGGAAGCAGACCTGCAGTTTGTGAACTTCCGCTAAACGGACTTCACGGCGGCGAGATTCGGCCGCAGACAAAGGGAGGCTGTCATCACTCGCCGGTGATGACAGCCTCTCTTTGCGTTGACGCCCGGCATGGGAAAGGAAGCGGGCGATCGCCTAGTAGCCCAGCGAGCGGCCAGCCATCCTTTCCAGCCGGGCAACGCGGTCGTCCATCGGCGGGTGGGTGGCGAAGAGCTTCTTGGCCCCGCCAAGGAACGGGTTGGCGATCATGAGGTGCGAGGTGTTGACCAGGCGCTGGTCATCGGCCGGCAGCGGGGCGCGCTGCACCCCGCTCTCGAGCTTGCGCAGTGCCGAGGCCAGCGCCAGGGGGTCGTTGGTCAGCTTGGCGCCGTCCTCGTCCGCGTCGTATTCGCGGGTTCGGCTGATGGCCATCTGGATGACGGTGGAGGCCAAGGGCGCCAGCAATGCCAGGGCGATCATGGCCAGGGGGTTGGCATTACGGCGGTCGCCGCCGCCGAAGAAGAGCATCATTTGGGCCACGGACGTGATGACTCCGGCGACGGCCGCGGCCACCGAAGAGGTGAGGATGTCGCGGTTGTACACGTGCATGAGCTCGTGGCCCAGCACCCCGCGCAGCTCGCGTTCGTTCAGCAGCTGCAGGATGCCCTCGGTGCAGCACACCGCGGCATTTTCCGGGTTGCGCCCGGTGGCGAAGGCGTTTGGCGCTTGGGTCGGCGAAACATAGAGGCGCGGCATGGGCTGTTGGGCGGCAATGGAGAGCTCGCGCACGATCCGGTGCATCTCGGGCTGTTCTGCCTCGGTGACCGGGTAGGCCTGCATTGAGCGGATCGCCAGCTTGTCGCTGTTCCAGTATCCGTAGGCGGTGGTCGCCACGCCGATAAGGGCGAAGATCCAGATAAAACTGCTGCTTCCGGTCCCCGAAGCCAGCAGGGCGCCAATGGCCAGCAGCAGCGCGAACATGCCGCCGAGCAACCCCGCCGTCTTCAGGCCGTTGTTGTGATTGTGCACCGTGTTTCTCTCCTTGGGGTACGGTCCGGCCGCCGGGGGCCGGGTCTGGCATTCAGTCTAGTAAACGCACCTGAGAGCGTGCTTTGTTCCCGCCGGGGATTCGGTCTCAGGGAGCTGGGTGCCGCGCGTCGTACCGCAGGAATCCCGGCTCCCAGCGCATCAATGCGGCTGCTGCAACGATGCAGGCGATGCCGCCGGCCAGCAGGGTCCACCCCTCGCCGATGCCCCCTGCCACCGAACCGGAGAGCATTTCCCCCAGCCGTGGCCCGCCGGCAACCACGACGATGAATACACCCTGCAGGCGCCCGCGCAGGTGATCGGGGGTGGCGGTCTGCAGGATGGTGGTGCGAAAGACCGAGGAAACGGCGTCGGCGACGCCGGCCAGCGCCATGCAGGCGGCCGCGGGCCAGAGCCAGGCTCCGGCCGAGCCGTCGGACGGGACCGGGCTGCGTGCGGCCAGGATGACGACCATGCCGAAAAGCCCGATGCTCGCACCCCACGCGCAGACGCAGAGAAACACTGCCGCGCCCTGGCGGTGGATCCGTCCCACGGGCCCGGAAAACAGTCCCGCCAGGAACGCGCCCATGGCGGTTGCAGCCAGGAGAACGCCCATGGTCAGTTCACCGCCGCCAATGAGCACTGCGCCAATGGCGGGAAGCAGTGCCCGGGGTGCGGCCAGGACCATGGCCGCGATGTCGATCAGGAAGGTCATGCGCACATTGGGCTGGGTGCCCAGGAATCTGAAGCCCTCGATGACCGAACGCAGCCCTGCCCTGGCCGGCGTGCCCTCCGGGGGCAGTGCCGGCAGCTTGTAGACGGACCACACCGCGGCGCCATAGGTGAGCACGTCGATGGTGTAGGTCCAGCCGAAGCCAATCTGGGCCACCAGCAGCCCGCCGAGCAACGGGCCGATCATCTGGGCGATGCCGAAGGTGACCATGTTCAGCGAATTGGCCGCCGGCAGGAGCTTGAGCCCGACGATCGCCGGGATGATGGCTCCGCGGGTCGACTGGTTGATGCCCCCGGCACCGGAGTGGATGGCCACCAGCCCGTAGAGCACCCAGACGTTGTCCACGCCCAGCCAGGCCTGGGCTGCAATGGCAGCGGTGGTTGCCCACAGGACCATGGCGGAGGCCAACGCGACCTTGCGGCGATCGTGGGCGTCGGCGACGGAGCCGCCATACAGGCCCGTCAGCACCAGCGGCACCAGCGCGAAGGCGCCCAGCAGGCCGACGTAGAGGCTGGAGCCCGTCAGCGCGTAGACCTCGAGGCTGACCGCCACGAGGGTGAGTTGTCCGCCGACCGCCGAAAGCGTGTTGCCGATCCACAACCGCTTGAAGGCCGGGCTTTGGCGCAAAGGTGTCAGGTCGGCAAGGAGTCGGGCCACGGATTGAGTCTAGCGACATGCTCGGCGACTCTAGCGACATGCTCGACGACACGGTCCTCTTATCTTGACATATTCAAAATAAGACGGTGGAATGGATCACATGGACTATTCGGCACAGATGCGCGAGCTGGGGCTGCGGGTTACCCGCGGACGCCTTGCCGTGCTCGATGCCGTGGAGAGCCACCCACACTCCTCGGCGGAGAGAGTTGTCGCCGCGGTCCACCAGGCGTTGCCGGATGTTTCCATCCAGTCCGTCTACAACGTGCTTAATGATCTGACGGAACAAGGCATATTGCGGCGGTTCACTCCGCCGCACTCAGCGGCCCTCTATGAGACCCGCGTCAATGACAACCACCATCACGCCATTTGCACCAGTTGCGGCCGGATCGAAGACGTGGAATGCGCGGTGGGCCACGCCCCCTGCCTGACCCCTTCGGACAGCCACGGCATGGAAATCCAGATTGCCGATGTCCTTTACCAGGGCATCTGTGAAGACTGCAGGAAAACCGGCGCGGCCTAGCCGCCCGCCGGGGAAGCCGGCAGAAGAGTTACCAACCCACATGAAGAAGGAGAATCTCTTGAGCGAGAACTTCACCACCACCCAGAGCGGCGCCCCCGTTGCCAGCGATGCCCATTCGCTGACCTCCGGCCCGGACGGCATTACCGCCCTCCACGACCGCTACCTCGTCGAGAAGCTTGCCGCGTTCAACCGCGAGCGCGTGCCGGAGCGCAACCCGCACGCCAAGGGCGGCGGAGCCTTCGGTGAATTCACCGTCACCGAAGACGTCTCGAAGTACACCCGTGCAGCCGTCTTCCAGCCGGGCGCCAAGTCCGAGACGCTCTTGCGCTTCTCCTCGGTCGCCGGCGAACAGGGCTCCCCTGACACCTGGCGCGACGTGCGCGGCTTCGCACTTCGCTTCTACACCACCGAGGGCAACTACGACGTCGTGGGCAACAACACCCCGGTGTTCTTCATCCGCGACGGCCTCAAGTTCCCCGACTTCATCCACTCGCAGAAGCGCATGGGCGCCTCCGGGCTGCGCGATGCCGACATGCAGTGGGACTTCTGGACCCACTCCCCCGAGTCCGCACACCAGGTGACCTACCTGATGGGCGACCGCGGCCTGCCGACCTCCTGGCGCGAAATGAACGGCTACGGCTCGCACACCTACCAGTGGATCAACGCCGAGGGCGAGCGCTTCTGGGTGCAGTACCACTTCCACTCCCGCCAGGGCGTGCACAACATGTCCAACGAAGAGGCCGAGAAGCTTGCAGGCTCCGACGCCGACTTCTACCGGCGCGACCTGTTCGACAACATCGAGGCCGGCAACTTCCCGACCTGGGACGTCAAGGTCCAGATCATGCCGTACGAAGAGGGCAAGACCTACCGCTTCAACCCGTTCGACATGACCAAGGTCTGGCCGCACGCGGACTACCCGCTGATCCCGGTTGGCCACTTCACGCTGAACCGCAACCCGCGCAACTTCTTCGCCGAGATCGAGCAGGCAGCGTTCTCCCCGTCGAACCTGGTCCCGGGCATCGACATCAGCCCGGACAAGATGCTGATGGCCCGCGTGTTCTCCTACCCGGATGCACAGCGCAACCGCATCGGCACCAACTACAACCAGTTGCCGGTCAACCAGCCGCACGCTGCCACGGTCAACAACTACATGCATGAGGGCTCCATGCAGTACCACTTCAACGACGCAGACGCCCGCGTCTACACCCCGAACTCCTTCGGCGGCCCGGCTGCACAGCCCGAGCGCGCCGGCGAGGGCGGCTGGGAAACCGACGGCGAAATGGTCCGCTCCGCGCAGACCCTGCGCTCGGAGGACGACGACTTCGGCCAGGCAGGCACCCTGTACCGCGAGGTCTACGATGCAGCTGCCAAGGAGCGCTTCCACGCGACCCTGCTGGGCCAGTGCCAGGGCATCACCATCGAGTCCATCCGCGAAGGCTTCTTCCAGTACTGGACCAACGTCGATGCGAACCTCGGTTTGATCCTGCGCAACGCCTACGCTGCAGGCGTTGCCGGCTCCACCGACGGCGCCGCGGAAATGGCCGGCAAGGCCTAACCTGCCACCGTTGGCATCTCAACGACGACAAAGCGGCCCGTCCTCCTTCGGGAGGGCGGGCCGCTTTGTCGTCGATCCGGGACCGAAAGTTAAGAAGAACGAGGACCCGCCTTTTCCGCTACTTCGAAAAATACGGGTCCCTGCCCAGGTACAGCTTAGCCCGGCGAACTAGTCCCGGGAGATCCTGACCATTTCCTCGCGCTCCACGACCTTGATTCGGGCCCGGTCGACCGGTCCGTTGGAGGTCTGCGTGGGGGTCGCTGCGATGCCGAGGGAAATCTCGTGCGCGTCCAGCTTCTTCCAGCCTTCCCAGGTCGTGTAGTCAACACCGCGCGACTCCAGCAACTTGATGATCGCGTCCTCGTCGGGGTTGGACGCAACCGGCAACGACAGGCGGTCCTCCAACAGGTTCCCGATGGTCTCCAGGGCATCGCCCTTGGTGTGGCCGATCAGGCCCACGGGACCCCGCTTGATCCAACCCGTGGCGTAGAGCCCCGGCACGTGGGAGCCGGCGGCGTCCAGCACCCGGCCGCCCTCGTTGGGGATGACTCCGCGCTTGTCGTCGAACTCGATCTCCGCAAGTTCGGAGCCGAGGTAGCCGATGGCGCGGTAGACCGCCTGGACCGGGTACTCGACGATCTCGCCGGTGCCCCGCACATTGCCGGTGCCGTCGAGCTCCTGGCGCTCGAACTTGATGCCGGCGACCTTGCCGTCCTGGCCCAGCACCTCGATCGGGTTGTGCAGGAAGTGCAGGTGCAGGCGGCGCGAGGCGCCGGTGTCCTGTTCCTCCACGATCCAGTTGGTCAATGTGTTGACCATGGTCTTGACCTGGTTGTTTGACTTGATCAACGCATCGGAGGCCTCGTCGAACTCGAAGTCCTCCGGGTAGAGCACGATGTCGACATCACGGCTGTGGCTCAGTTCGCGCAGCTCCAACGGGGTGAACTTCACCTGGGCGGGCCCGCGGCGCCCGAAGATGTGGACATCGGTGACCGGGGAATCCTTCAGGCCCGCAAAGACGTTGTCCGGGATCTCGGTGACCAGGAGGTCCTCGGCGTGCTTGGAGAGCACGCGGGCCACGTCCAGGGCCACGTTGCCGTTGCCCAGGACGGCGATTTCCTTGGCCTCCAGCGGCCAGGTGCGCGGCACGTCGGGCTGCCCGTCGTACCAGGAAACGAAGTCCGCGGCCCCGAAGGACCCCTCCAGGTCGATGCCCGGGATGTCCATGCGGGCATCCTTGATGGCACCGGTGGCGAAGATGACCGCGTCGTACATGTCGCGGATGTCGTGCAACTTCAGGTCGCGTCCGTAGGTCACGTTCCCCAGGAAGCGGATGTCCCCCCGGTCCAGGACCTTGTGCAGCGCATTGACGATTCCCTTGATGCGCGGGTGGTCCGGGGCCACGCCGTAGCGGATCAGGCCGTAGGGCGCGGGGTAGGCATCGAGCAGGTCGATGCTCACCTCGAATTCGCGCTCCGCCTTGGTGAGAATGTCGGCAGCATAGACGCCAGCCGGACCTGCCCCGATAATGGCGACACGGAGCGGGCGAACTGCTGAATCGGACACGAGGGGTTCCTTCCGGAGAATGATCATGGGGCGCACAAATAGCGCACGCCACGCTAGTCTAATTGGCCACGGCCCCTAAACGTGAACCGGTGTGCGCATGCTCACGCTCCCCGGGACCGGATCCGCATGATGCAGGCCCCCGGCATGCCGGGCCCGAGCGGCCCGTCATCCGGGGAGTTCGGTCCCGCGATAGGCTCGGTTCGGTGCGCAGGCTGCGCACCGATCCCCGACCAGCGTGCACGCGCACCCGGAATGGAAACCATGCAATCCCGGTTGAAGAGACCATGACTCCTACGCCCTCCCCGGCCACGACGACCACCGCGGCTTCGAGCGCCCCCGCAAACGAACGCAACGCGGGATTGCTCCAGGGCCTGGGCGCCTACGGCCTGTGGGGAATGCTTCCGCTGTATTTCCTCACCA contains:
- a CDS encoding DNA-3-methyladenine glycosylase family protein — encoded protein: MPNSPSTPLPACDAQASWKPNGPYSLRQSLGILQRGARDPATRVSENGAWLCFHTPVGPVTLLATRTAGIDAEVLLRAWGPGAAHAVERGLHLLGAYDDWSAFDAGETRNLLHPIVLRSRKSNPGLRFPSTGRIFDALFPAILEQKVTVIEANYAWRHLCLAVGDLPPGPAPAGMRLPPTPTAVRSLQPWQWHQARVDSKRSATARRAAAAANALERWALMDLGARRENAMGSGTLHAALESIPGVGPWSIAEVLQRTHGAADHVSVGDFHLAAFVGQVLTGRRVDDAGMLELLAPFTGHRQRVVRLIGLSGQRKQAFGPRLAPMDHRRR
- the trxA gene encoding thioredoxin; translation: MATINITESEFTTTLDENDIVFVDFWAEWCGPCRQFAPVYDEISEKYPDVKFAKVDTEAEQGLARAANITSIPTLMAFRDKVLVFSQPGAMNASQLDDLIVAVKGIDMQHVHAQIAEQEAQAQ
- a CDS encoding YajQ family cyclic di-GMP-binding protein, whose translation is MASDSTFDVVSKVDSQEVSNALNQAQKEIVQRYDFKGIGAEIDFSGEKILMKANSEERVKAVLDVFQSKLVKRNISLKSLEAGEPFPSGKEYRIEASIVEGIAQDVAKKINKLIRDEAPKGVKSTIQGDELRVSSKSRDDLQATMTLLRGFEEADLQFVNFR
- the htpX gene encoding zinc metalloprotease HtpX is translated as MHNHNNGLKTAGLLGGMFALLLAIGALLASGTGSSSFIWIFALIGVATTAYGYWNSDKLAIRSMQAYPVTEAEQPEMHRIVRELSIAAQQPMPRLYVSPTQAPNAFATGRNPENAAVCCTEGILQLLNERELRGVLGHELMHVYNRDILTSSVAAAVAGVITSVAQMMLFFGGGDRRNANPLAMIALALLAPLASTVIQMAISRTREYDADEDGAKLTNDPLALASALRKLESGVQRAPLPADDQRLVNTSHLMIANPFLGGAKKLFATHPPMDDRVARLERMAGRSLGY
- a CDS encoding MFS transporter; the protein is MARLLADLTPLRQSPAFKRLWIGNTLSAVGGQLTLVAVSLEVYALTGSSLYVGLLGAFALVPLVLTGLYGGSVADAHDRRKVALASAMVLWATTAAIAAQAWLGVDNVWVLYGLVAIHSGAGGINQSTRGAIIPAIVGLKLLPAANSLNMVTFGIAQMIGPLLGGLLVAQIGFGWTYTIDVLTYGAAVWSVYKLPALPPEGTPARAGLRSVIEGFRFLGTQPNVRMTFLIDIAAMVLAAPRALLPAIGAVLIGGGELTMGVLLAATAMGAFLAGLFSGPVGRIHRQGAAVFLCVCAWGASIGLFGMVVILAARSPVPSDGSAGAWLWPAAACMALAGVADAVSSVFRTTILQTATPDHLRGRLQGVFIVVVAGGPRLGEMLSGSVAGGIGEGWTLLAGGIACIVAAAALMRWEPGFLRYDARHPAP
- a CDS encoding Fur family transcriptional regulator, which codes for MDHMDYSAQMRELGLRVTRGRLAVLDAVESHPHSSAERVVAAVHQALPDVSIQSVYNVLNDLTEQGILRRFTPPHSAALYETRVNDNHHHAICTSCGRIEDVECAVGHAPCLTPSDSHGMEIQIADVLYQGICEDCRKTGAA
- a CDS encoding catalase, with protein sequence MKKENLLSENFTTTQSGAPVASDAHSLTSGPDGITALHDRYLVEKLAAFNRERVPERNPHAKGGGAFGEFTVTEDVSKYTRAAVFQPGAKSETLLRFSSVAGEQGSPDTWRDVRGFALRFYTTEGNYDVVGNNTPVFFIRDGLKFPDFIHSQKRMGASGLRDADMQWDFWTHSPESAHQVTYLMGDRGLPTSWREMNGYGSHTYQWINAEGERFWVQYHFHSRQGVHNMSNEEAEKLAGSDADFYRRDLFDNIEAGNFPTWDVKVQIMPYEEGKTYRFNPFDMTKVWPHADYPLIPVGHFTLNRNPRNFFAEIEQAAFSPSNLVPGIDISPDKMLMARVFSYPDAQRNRIGTNYNQLPVNQPHAATVNNYMHEGSMQYHFNDADARVYTPNSFGGPAAQPERAGEGGWETDGEMVRSAQTLRSEDDDFGQAGTLYREVYDAAAKERFHATLLGQCQGITIESIREGFFQYWTNVDANLGLILRNAYAAGVAGSTDGAAEMAGKA
- a CDS encoding FAD-dependent oxidoreductase, producing the protein MSDSAVRPLRVAIIGAGPAGVYAADILTKAEREFEVSIDLLDAYPAPYGLIRYGVAPDHPRIKGIVNALHKVLDRGDIRFLGNVTYGRDLKLHDIRDMYDAVIFATGAIKDARMDIPGIDLEGSFGAADFVSWYDGQPDVPRTWPLEAKEIAVLGNGNVALDVARVLSKHAEDLLVTEIPDNVFAGLKDSPVTDVHIFGRRGPAQVKFTPLELRELSHSRDVDIVLYPEDFEFDEASDALIKSNNQVKTMVNTLTNWIVEEQDTGASRRLHLHFLHNPIEVLGQDGKVAGIKFERQELDGTGNVRGTGEIVEYPVQAVYRAIGYLGSELAEIEFDDKRGVIPNEGGRVLDAAGSHVPGLYATGWIKRGPVGLIGHTKGDALETIGNLLEDRLSLPVASNPDEDAIIKLLESRGVDYTTWEGWKKLDAHEISLGIAATPTQTSNGPVDRARIKVVEREEMVRISRD